From Streptomyces asiaticus, one genomic window encodes:
- a CDS encoding ABC transporter permease, which translates to MTTPYQQQYQAPVPPQGPPQGPPQGGPPQMPPQAAPQGAPHHPAPSGPPSQPYAGVGPYTSPIPVRQTHLGNALASEWTKIKSVRSTIWTLSVMVALVAGIGLLVAASTSDSDYETVPTTLPGFFGTLLGQLCIVTLGVLVITSEYGTGMIRTTLTASPQRSRVLTAKALVFFTLSFATTTLALALVAFASTGMHSGPGVQEPTSEQLLGSTVGAGLYMSLLGLLSLAVGCMLRHSAGAITTMLGVVLLPAILPAFLMMSDSLRDLGEKMQEYSSPQALASLFRIDESLNSGWPQLWALAVVTAGAMIAAYVLMEKRDV; encoded by the coding sequence ATGACCACCCCGTACCAGCAGCAGTACCAGGCGCCCGTCCCCCCGCAGGGCCCTCCGCAAGGCCCTCCGCAGGGTGGTCCTCCGCAGATGCCGCCGCAGGCGGCCCCGCAGGGGGCCCCGCATCATCCGGCGCCCTCCGGGCCTCCGTCGCAGCCGTACGCCGGTGTCGGCCCGTACACCTCGCCGATCCCGGTCCGCCAGACCCACCTCGGCAATGCCCTCGCCTCCGAGTGGACCAAGATCAAGTCGGTGCGCTCCACGATCTGGACGCTGAGTGTGATGGTCGCGCTGGTCGCCGGGATCGGACTCCTGGTGGCGGCGAGCACCAGCGACAGCGACTACGAGACCGTCCCCACCACCCTCCCCGGGTTCTTCGGCACCCTGCTCGGCCAGCTGTGCATCGTCACCCTCGGGGTGCTCGTGATCACCTCCGAGTACGGCACCGGGATGATCCGGACCACCCTCACCGCCTCGCCGCAGCGCTCCCGGGTGCTCACCGCCAAGGCGCTGGTGTTCTTCACCCTCTCGTTCGCCACCACGACCCTCGCGCTCGCGCTGGTGGCCTTCGCCAGCACCGGGATGCACAGCGGACCGGGTGTCCAGGAGCCCACGAGTGAGCAGCTCCTGGGCTCGACGGTCGGCGCCGGGCTCTATATGTCGCTGCTGGGGCTGCTCTCGCTGGCCGTCGGCTGCATGCTGCGGCACTCGGCGGGCGCGATCACCACGATGCTCGGTGTGGTGCTGCTCCCGGCCATCCTCCCCGCGTTCCTGATGATGTCGGACAGCCTCCGCGATCTGGGGGAGAAGATGCAGGAGTACTCCTCGCCCCAGGCACTGGCCTCCCTCTTCCGGATCGACGAGAGCCTGAACAGCGGCTGGCCCCAGCTGTGGGCGCTGGCCGTGGTCACGGCGGGGGCGATGATCGCCGCCTATGTGCTGATGGAGAAGCGCGACGTGTAG
- a CDS encoding ATP/GTP-binding protein: protein MSPRRNRPRGGEKPVGHESTDRYGLDRMETWQGEEWVVRQVGGGAAAKHYRCPGCDQEIPPGVAHVVAWQQHMGADDRRHWHKACWNARDRRSAKLQRSRNAPRY from the coding sequence GTGTCTCCACGCCGAAACCGCCCGCGAGGCGGCGAAAAGCCCGTCGGCCACGAGAGTACGGACCGTTATGGCCTCGACCGCATGGAGACCTGGCAGGGCGAGGAGTGGGTGGTCCGGCAGGTCGGCGGCGGGGCGGCCGCCAAGCACTACCGCTGCCCGGGCTGCGACCAGGAGATTCCGCCGGGGGTGGCGCATGTGGTCGCCTGGCAGCAGCACATGGGCGCGGACGACCGGCGCCACTGGCACAAGGCGTGCTGGAACGCACGGGACCGCCGGAGCGCGAAGCTCCAGCGGTCCCGTAACGCGCCGCGATATTGA
- a CDS encoding LLM class flavin-dependent oxidoreductase: protein MDVGAFILAAQFPGQGQEEALHRAVRSAELSEETGLDAVWVAEHHFVPYGVCPSAVTLAALLLGRTRRIGVGTAVSVLPTAHPVALGEQAALLHLLSGGRFTLGVGRGGPWVDLEVFGSGLRAYERGFPESLDLLLRWLREPRVGADGERFAFREVAVVPRPDDALAGPVVDAPPVVVACTSPASVRLAAERGLPMLLGMHCGDEEKAEVVGLWRKSALAAGRSPEHVEAVAARHVSAGVVQIADTRPAAAEILTKAMPGWLRQGLEAHVTVDGRERRMRDPVAYAELLCELHPVGSPRLCADRLAATAERTGIHRFALLVEGSGDLAATEENVRRLGGEVLPLLR from the coding sequence ATGGATGTGGGGGCTTTCATCCTGGCCGCTCAATTCCCAGGCCAGGGACAGGAAGAGGCGCTGCACCGGGCGGTCCGGTCGGCCGAGCTCTCCGAGGAGACCGGGCTGGACGCGGTCTGGGTCGCCGAGCACCACTTCGTTCCGTATGGCGTCTGCCCGTCCGCGGTGACCCTCGCCGCCCTGCTGCTGGGACGTACCCGCCGCATCGGCGTCGGTACGGCGGTGAGCGTACTCCCGACCGCTCACCCCGTCGCGCTGGGTGAGCAGGCGGCACTGCTCCATCTCCTCTCCGGTGGCCGGTTCACCCTGGGTGTCGGCCGTGGCGGGCCCTGGGTGGACCTGGAGGTCTTCGGCTCGGGTCTGCGGGCGTACGAGCGGGGCTTCCCCGAATCGCTCGATCTGCTGCTGCGCTGGCTGCGCGAGCCCCGGGTGGGGGCCGACGGCGAGCGGTTCGCCTTCCGCGAGGTGGCGGTGGTGCCGCGCCCCGACGACGCCCTCGCCGGGCCGGTGGTGGACGCCCCGCCGGTCGTCGTCGCCTGCACCTCGCCCGCCAGTGTGCGGCTGGCCGCCGAGCGCGGGCTGCCCATGCTGCTGGGCATGCACTGCGGGGACGAGGAGAAGGCCGAGGTGGTCGGCCTGTGGCGGAAGTCCGCGCTGGCGGCGGGCCGTTCACCGGAGCATGTCGAGGCGGTGGCGGCGCGCCATGTCTCGGCCGGGGTGGTGCAGATCGCGGACACCCGCCCCGCGGCGGCCGAGATCCTGACCAAGGCGATGCCCGGCTGGCTGCGGCAGGGTCTTGAGGCGCATGTGACGGTCGACGGCCGGGAGCGCCGGATGCGCGACCCGGTGGCCTATGCGGAGCTGCTGTGCGAGCTGCATCCGGTGGGCTCGCCGCGGCTGTGCGCCGACCGGCTGGCGGCGACCGCCGAGCGCACCGGGATCCACCGGTTCGCGCTGCTGGTCGAGGGGTCGGGCGATCTGGCGGCCACGGAGGAGAACGTACGACGGCTCGGTGGTGAGGTGCTGCCGCTCCTGCGCTGA
- a CDS encoding SCO5389 family protein, with the protein MSLDVSPALLEQAERGEVDEAAFVDCVRNSLPYAWEMISSLVAQLKVDGGEFADNQTPPPDEQARGQLLRALASDAIRGALQRHFGVRLAFQNCHRVAVFPMDASADERLARFTSVRGQLLNQSPELRDC; encoded by the coding sequence ATGTCGCTCGACGTCTCACCGGCCCTGCTCGAACAGGCCGAGCGAGGCGAGGTCGACGAAGCGGCCTTCGTCGACTGCGTCCGGAACTCCCTACCGTACGCATGGGAGATGATCAGCTCGCTGGTGGCCCAGCTGAAGGTGGACGGCGGGGAGTTCGCCGACAACCAGACGCCGCCGCCCGATGAGCAGGCACGCGGTCAACTGCTCCGCGCACTCGCCAGTGACGCGATACGCGGCGCGCTCCAGCGCCACTTCGGGGTGCGGCTGGCCTTCCAGAACTGTCACCGGGTGGCGGTCTTCCCGATGGACGCATCGGCCGACGAGCGCCTCGCCCGCTTCACCTCGGTCCGGGGGCAGCTCCTCAACCAGTCACCCGAACTCCGCGACTGCTGA
- the nucS gene encoding endonuclease NucS, with product MRLVIARCSVDYAGRLTAHLPSAPRLILVKADGSVSIHADDRAYKPLNWMSPPCTLKEGDDDVWTVVNKAGEKLIITMEEVLHDSSHELGVDPGLIKDGVEAHLQELLADRIETLGDGWTLIRREYPTAIGPVDILCRDADGATVAVEIKRRGEIDGVEQLTRYLELLNRDPHLAPVKGVFAAQEIKPQARVLATDRGIGCAVLDYDALRGIEDDKLRLF from the coding sequence ATGCGTCTCGTCATCGCCCGGTGCTCGGTGGACTACGCCGGCCGCCTCACCGCCCACCTCCCCTCGGCACCCCGTCTGATCCTGGTCAAGGCCGACGGCAGTGTGTCCATCCACGCGGACGACAGGGCCTACAAACCCCTCAACTGGATGTCTCCGCCGTGCACGCTGAAGGAAGGCGACGACGATGTGTGGACGGTGGTGAACAAGGCGGGCGAGAAGCTCATCATCACCATGGAGGAGGTCCTCCATGACTCCTCGCACGAACTCGGCGTCGATCCCGGCCTGATCAAGGACGGTGTCGAGGCCCATCTACAGGAGCTGCTCGCCGATCGTATCGAGACACTTGGCGATGGCTGGACGCTGATTCGGCGTGAATACCCCACCGCCATCGGTCCTGTGGACATTCTCTGCCGCGACGCGGACGGGGCGACGGTCGCCGTGGAGATCAAACGCCGCGGTGAGATCGACGGTGTCGAGCAGCTCACCCGCTATCTCGAACTCCTCAACCGGGACCCGCACCTCGCCCCGGTGAAGGGCGTCTTCGCCGCTCAGGAGATCAAGCCCCAGGCCCGCGTCCTCGCCACGGACCGGGGCATTGGCTGCGCCGTGCTGGACTACGACGCGCTCCGGGGCATCGAGGACGACAAGCTCCGGCTCTTCTGA
- a CDS encoding ATP-binding protein, with amino-acid sequence MDPKNRGSQEHGHDETAPGAASGASRAADGPGDGPGDGSSRRPTGPTGPIAPTGPTGDVPTPALGAPLPGASASPPSLPSSASSASSPSSAPASASPARTARIVAGDHLLTVNPVDGSEIEPCPPGERPARPERHGPDERAELRRAAAAPRPSGTVVPELPVLERDEERERLARLLARGRSVRVTGPSGAGRSTLLEAVASDCERLAPDGVVRLSGYHRTPTDLLHDLYAAVLSAPLYRPDRAELMAAVQEIGAVVVLDDIEFGGAALDEFLDATPECAFLISATPDVPAPSPDSHLEEVFLSGLSRTAGLELLERAARRPLDEDEASWAADLWFESEGLPLRFVQAGALLRQRDAERDAQRDAQRDDASAPEAEAPLPSIAEAASPAALLAARLSEAARDALRFAVALGGECPDQVHLRALSADTHADAALGELLGCGLVTPAGAHYRLAARVTAQLAEAGYADEDAGRAHTVAQHYAWWAGHPSVAPERVAAEADAILAAMTALIGSREAGHADAAVLLARAAAPALAAALHWGAWERAVRHGQEAARLAGQVADEAYFHHELGVLALCTGHLDRARAELEASIGLRGVLADKRGTVAGRRALALVADRSPGSAMAGAFGTSGGNRKDDAAPPAAGGAPDDTETTIVTPKVATTTPMAAMGGTAATAVVPSASRTSVAAPATPTALTAASAPAGPSGGKPGGLRRLVTHGGRRNVVAAAAGVLLVAVLGTVVTLGTLGNDSDHPADKVKPDRSASQRDDDKGLTADEPTSGTSQAPQPGLSGVPKASTSPTAPSGSGSPSGSTAPSGPSSTSGSPSDTEEPPSSPSSHPTTSDPGPTTKPPTGRPTTPTGEPTKPTPTTSSPTTTPTGDTSTTASAPTTHTASGTATPFA; translated from the coding sequence GTGGACCCGAAGAACCGCGGATCGCAGGAGCACGGCCACGACGAGACCGCGCCGGGTGCCGCTTCCGGTGCGTCGCGTGCGGCGGACGGCCCGGGGGACGGCCCGGGCGACGGCTCGTCGCGGCGCCCGACGGGGCCGACAGGGCCGATAGCGCCGACGGGGCCGACAGGGGACGTGCCGACGCCCGCGCTGGGCGCCCCGCTGCCCGGCGCGTCCGCCTCCCCGCCCTCCCTGCCCTCCTCCGCCTCTTCCGCTTCCTCTCCCTCCTCCGCGCCCGCTTCCGCGTCCCCGGCCCGCACCGCGCGCATCGTCGCCGGTGACCATCTGCTCACGGTCAACCCCGTCGACGGCAGCGAGATAGAACCCTGCCCACCCGGTGAGCGGCCCGCCCGGCCCGAGCGCCACGGCCCCGACGAGCGGGCCGAGTTGCGCCGCGCCGCCGCCGCGCCCCGCCCGTCCGGCACCGTCGTGCCCGAACTGCCGGTGCTGGAGCGCGACGAGGAGCGGGAGCGGCTCGCCCGGCTGCTCGCCCGCGGCCGCTCGGTGCGGGTCACCGGGCCCTCCGGCGCCGGGCGCAGCACCCTGCTGGAGGCCGTGGCCTCCGACTGCGAGCGGCTCGCGCCCGATGGTGTCGTACGCCTCTCCGGCTACCACCGCACCCCCACCGACCTCCTCCACGACCTCTACGCCGCCGTCCTCAGCGCCCCGCTCTACCGGCCGGACCGCGCGGAGCTGATGGCGGCGGTCCAGGAGATCGGCGCGGTCGTCGTCCTGGACGACATCGAGTTCGGCGGCGCCGCGCTGGACGAGTTCCTCGACGCGACCCCCGAATGCGCGTTCCTGATCTCCGCCACCCCCGATGTCCCGGCGCCGTCCCCCGACTCCCACCTGGAGGAGGTCTTCCTCTCCGGGCTCAGCCGTACGGCCGGACTCGAGCTGCTCGAGCGGGCCGCGCGACGGCCCCTGGACGAGGACGAGGCGAGCTGGGCCGCGGACCTGTGGTTCGAGTCCGAGGGGCTGCCGCTGCGCTTCGTCCAGGCGGGCGCGCTGCTGCGGCAGCGGGATGCCGAGCGGGACGCCCAGCGCGACGCCCAGCGCGACGACGCCTCCGCGCCGGAGGCCGAGGCCCCGCTGCCCTCGATCGCCGAGGCGGCGTCCCCCGCCGCGCTGCTCGCCGCCCGGCTGAGCGAGGCGGCCCGCGACGCGCTGCGGTTCGCGGTCGCGCTCGGCGGCGAATGCCCGGACCAAGTGCATCTGCGCGCGCTCTCCGCGGACACCCACGCGGACGCGGCCCTCGGCGAGCTGCTCGGCTGCGGCCTCGTCACCCCGGCCGGAGCGCACTACCGGCTGGCGGCGCGCGTCACCGCCCAGCTCGCGGAGGCGGGCTACGCCGACGAGGACGCCGGGCGCGCGCACACCGTCGCCCAGCACTACGCCTGGTGGGCCGGTCACCCCTCGGTGGCCCCCGAGCGCGTCGCGGCCGAGGCCGACGCGATCCTCGCGGCGATGACCGCGCTCATCGGCAGCCGCGAGGCGGGCCACGCCGACGCCGCCGTGCTCCTGGCCCGCGCCGCCGCGCCCGCGCTCGCCGCGGCGCTGCACTGGGGCGCCTGGGAGCGCGCGGTGCGGCACGGCCAGGAGGCCGCGCGGCTGGCGGGGCAGGTCGCGGACGAGGCGTACTTCCACCACGAGCTGGGCGTCCTCGCGCTGTGCACGGGCCATCTGGACCGGGCCCGCGCCGAGCTTGAGGCGTCCATCGGGCTGCGGGGCGTCCTCGCGGACAAGCGGGGCACGGTCGCGGGCCGGCGCGCGCTGGCGCTGGTCGCCGACCGCTCGCCCGGCTCGGCGATGGCCGGGGCGTTCGGGACGAGCGGTGGGAACCGTAAGGACGACGCGGCGCCCCCGGCGGCGGGCGGAGCGCCGGACGACACCGAGACCACGATCGTCACCCCGAAGGTGGCGACGACGACGCCGATGGCCGCCATGGGCGGCACGGCGGCGACCGCGGTGGTCCCGTCCGCCTCCCGGACCTCGGTGGCGGCCCCCGCCACCCCCACGGCCCTCACCGCCGCCTCCGCGCCCGCCGGGCCCTCGGGCGGCAAGCCGGGCGGTCTGCGGCGGCTGGTGACGCACGGTGGCCGGCGCAATGTGGTCGCGGCGGCCGCGGGTGTGCTGCTGGTGGCCGTGCTCGGCACCGTGGTGACCCTGGGCACCCTGGGCAACGACTCCGACCACCCGGCCGACAAGGTCAAGCCGGACCGTTCGGCCAGTCAGCGGGACGACGACAAGGGCCTGACCGCCGACGAGCCCACGAGCGGCACCAGCCAGGCCCCCCAGCCGGGCCTCAGCGGGGTGCCGAAGGCGTCCACGTCCCCGACCGCGCCGAGCGGCAGCGGTTCGCCCAGTGGCTCCACGGCGCCCAGCGGCCCGTCGTCCACGAGCGGCTCGCCCTCGGACACCGAGGAGCCGCCCTCCTCGCCGTCCTCGCACCCCACGACCTCCGACCCGGGGCCGACGACCAAGCCGCCGACGGGCAGGCCGACGACGCCGACCGGCGAGCCCACCAAGCCGACGCCCACGACGTCGTCCCCGACCACGACCCCCACCGGCGACACCTCCACCACCGCGAGCGCCCCCACGACCCACACGGCGTCGGGTACGGCCACCCCGTTCGCGTAG
- a CDS encoding STAS domain-containing protein: MHIRGDHAELVVGGRLDVRSAADARTALHTAVDAGGGDLVLDLTELDSWDATGLGVIMGAHRRAGRVGRRLVLRGVPPQMQRLLVATRLHRILAIEGGLEAESLPRV, translated from the coding sequence ATGCACATCAGGGGCGACCACGCCGAGCTGGTCGTCGGGGGCCGACTGGACGTCCGGAGCGCGGCGGACGCCCGTACGGCCCTGCACACCGCCGTCGACGCGGGCGGCGGGGATCTCGTCCTCGACCTGACCGAACTGGACTCCTGGGACGCCACCGGGCTCGGGGTGATCATGGGCGCGCACCGCAGGGCCGGCCGGGTGGGCAGACGGCTGGTGCTGCGCGGGGTGCCGCCCCAGATGCAGCGGCTGCTGGTGGCCACCCGGCTGCACCGCATCCTCGCGATCGAAGGCGGACTGGAGGCGGAGTCCCTGCCGCGTGTCTGA
- a CDS encoding 3-hydroxyacyl-CoA dehydrogenase family protein, with the protein MAKKLAVIGAGLMGSGIAQVSAQAGWGVVLRDVTDEALRRGTDTIRASYDKFVAKGKLAAEEAERALGRITTTTDLDAAADADVVVEAVFEKIEVKREIFGALDELVKDDTILASNTSAIPITKIAAATRRPERVVGTHFFSPVPMMQLCELVRGHKTSDETLAAAREFAEGVGKTCIVVNRDVAGFVTTRLISALVVEAAKLYESGVATAEDIDTACKLGFGHAMGPLATADLTGVDILLHATDNIYTESQDEKFAPPEIMRRMVDAGDIGRKSGEGFYRY; encoded by the coding sequence GTGGCCAAGAAGCTCGCGGTCATCGGAGCCGGACTCATGGGGTCCGGTATCGCGCAGGTCTCGGCCCAGGCCGGCTGGGGCGTGGTGCTGCGCGATGTGACCGACGAGGCGCTGCGGCGCGGCACGGACACCATCCGGGCCTCGTACGACAAGTTCGTCGCCAAGGGCAAGCTGGCGGCGGAGGAGGCCGAGCGGGCGCTGGGCCGGATCACCACCACGACCGACCTCGACGCCGCCGCCGACGCGGATGTCGTGGTGGAGGCGGTCTTCGAGAAGATCGAGGTCAAGCGGGAGATCTTCGGCGCCCTCGATGAACTGGTCAAGGACGACACGATCCTGGCCTCGAACACCTCGGCCATCCCGATCACCAAGATCGCCGCGGCCACCCGCCGCCCGGAGCGGGTCGTCGGCACCCACTTCTTCTCGCCGGTGCCGATGATGCAGCTGTGCGAGCTGGTGCGCGGGCACAAGACGAGCGATGAAACCCTGGCCGCCGCACGGGAGTTCGCGGAGGGCGTCGGCAAGACCTGTATCGTCGTCAACCGCGATGTCGCGGGTTTCGTCACCACCCGGCTGATCTCCGCCCTCGTGGTGGAGGCGGCGAAGCTGTACGAGTCGGGGGTCGCCACGGCCGAGGACATCGACACCGCCTGCAAGCTGGGCTTCGGCCATGCGATGGGACCCCTCGCGACGGCCGACCTGACCGGCGTGGACATCCTGCTGCACGCCACCGACAACATCTACACCGAGTCGCAGGACGAGAAGTTCGCACCGCCGGAGATCATGCGCCGGATGGTCGATGCGGGGGACATCGGCCGGAAGAGCGGCGAGGGCTTCTACCGCTACTGA
- a CDS encoding TetR/AcrR family transcriptional regulator has protein sequence MAEGLRERKKRQTRQHISDVATGLFMARGFEAVTIAEIAEAAEVSVNTVYNYFPTKEDLFVDREDEVVDRPSRLVRDRAPGQSAARALMDQLRQDIRERHAYVGLSEGYDRFRQVIVESPTLMARLFTIQGKAVHQLGATLREEAAADPGDPRPEFIAHQLVGLQNAVLRSIIRGLAEGGGVDAVAEDALRNVDVMESLLSDTVLNYAAKNTP, from the coding sequence ATGGCGGAAGGGCTCAGGGAACGGAAGAAACGGCAGACCAGACAGCACATCTCGGACGTCGCGACCGGGCTGTTCATGGCGCGCGGCTTCGAGGCGGTCACGATCGCGGAGATCGCCGAGGCGGCCGAGGTCTCCGTCAACACGGTCTACAACTACTTCCCGACCAAGGAGGACCTCTTCGTCGACCGCGAGGACGAGGTCGTCGACCGCCCCTCCCGGCTCGTACGGGACCGCGCGCCCGGACAGTCCGCGGCGCGGGCGCTGATGGACCAGCTGCGCCAGGACATCCGCGAACGGCACGCCTATGTCGGGCTGAGCGAGGGCTACGACCGGTTCCGGCAGGTCATCGTGGAGTCCCCGACGCTGATGGCCAGGCTCTTCACGATCCAGGGCAAGGCGGTCCACCAGCTCGGGGCCACCCTGCGCGAGGAGGCCGCGGCCGACCCCGGGGACCCCAGACCCGAGTTCATCGCCCACCAGCTCGTCGGGTTGCAGAACGCGGTGCTGCGCTCGATCATCCGCGGGCTCGCGGAGGGCGGCGGTGTGGACGCGGTCGCCGAGGACGCCCTCCGCAACGTCGACGTCATGGAGTCGCTCCTGAGCGACACGGTCCTCAACTATGCGGCGAAGAACACACCGTGA
- a CDS encoding ABC transporter ATP-binding protein gives MAVITTNGLTHTFRTKRGPVAAVRGIDLTVERGEILGFLGPNGAGKTTTLRMLTTLLPPTGGSATVAGHDLARDPAGVRRRIGYVAQSGGVDPTVSVREELVTQGRLYRMGKAEADARAGELARDLGLAELLDRPCAALSGGQRRRLDIALGLVHRPEILFLDEPTTGLDPGSRADLWQLIRGLRAEHGMTVFLTTHYLDEAEALSDRLVIVDQGLVAAEGTAERLKAEHGGAAGATLQDAFIAITGRGTAPRNPAPLAV, from the coding sequence ATGGCAGTCATCACGACGAACGGCCTCACCCACACCTTCCGGACCAAGCGCGGCCCCGTGGCGGCCGTGCGCGGTATCGACCTGACCGTCGAGCGCGGTGAGATCCTCGGCTTCCTGGGGCCCAACGGAGCGGGCAAGACCACCACGCTGCGCATGCTCACCACGCTGCTCCCGCCCACCGGCGGCAGCGCCACCGTCGCCGGGCACGACCTCGCCCGCGATCCGGCCGGGGTACGCCGGCGGATCGGCTATGTGGCCCAGTCCGGCGGGGTCGATCCGACCGTCTCGGTACGGGAGGAGCTGGTCACCCAGGGGCGGCTCTACCGGATGGGCAAGGCCGAGGCGGACGCCCGCGCCGGGGAGCTGGCCCGGGACCTGGGCCTGGCCGAGCTGCTGGACCGCCCCTGCGCCGCGCTCTCCGGCGGTCAGCGGCGGCGGCTGGACATCGCCCTCGGCCTGGTCCACCGGCCCGAGATCCTCTTCCTGGACGAGCCGACCACCGGGCTCGACCCCGGCAGCCGCGCCGACCTCTGGCAGTTGATCCGCGGGCTGCGCGCCGAGCACGGCATGACGGTCTTCCTGACCACCCACTACCTGGACGAGGCGGAGGCGCTGTCCGACCGGCTGGTCATCGTCGACCAGGGGCTGGTGGCCGCCGAGGGGACGGCGGAGCGGCTCAAGGCCGAGCACGGCGGCGCTGCGGGCGCCACCCTCCAGGACGCCTTCATCGCCATCACCGGGCGCGGCACCGCCCCCCGGAACCCCGCCCCGCTCGCCGTCTGA
- a CDS encoding ABC transporter permease, with translation MPHLVSDTALIFGRYARQTLRSKPALIFGMVQPLLFLVFFGPLLTDLPLGGPAGSWQTIVPGILVQLGLFSASFTGIGLILERRTGVVERMRVTPVSRLALLMGRVLKDVVLLLTQSLMLVCVAVALGLRAPVLGVAIGFVFVGVLTVSLASLSYALAMRVSSPQGFAPVINSVTMPAMLLSGILLPMSLGPRWLDIASHFVPFRYLVDGVRAAFAGEYGDGKIALAALVATALAAVAVTLGARLFQQAGA, from the coding sequence ATGCCTCATCTCGTCTCCGACACGGCCCTGATATTCGGCCGCTACGCCCGCCAGACGCTGCGCTCCAAACCCGCCCTGATCTTCGGGATGGTCCAGCCGCTGCTCTTCCTCGTCTTCTTCGGCCCGCTGCTCACCGATCTGCCGCTCGGCGGCCCGGCCGGCTCCTGGCAGACCATCGTCCCCGGCATCCTCGTCCAACTCGGCCTGTTCAGCGCCTCGTTCACCGGGATCGGGCTGATCCTCGAGCGCCGTACGGGCGTCGTCGAGCGGATGCGGGTGACCCCGGTCAGCCGGCTGGCGCTGCTGATGGGCCGGGTGCTCAAGGACGTCGTACTGCTGCTGACGCAGTCCCTGATGCTGGTGTGCGTCGCCGTGGCGCTCGGGCTGCGCGCCCCGGTGCTGGGCGTGGCGATCGGCTTCGTCTTCGTCGGTGTGCTGACCGTCTCGCTCGCCTCGCTCTCCTACGCGCTGGCGATGCGGGTGTCCTCGCCGCAGGGGTTCGCGCCGGTCATCAACTCCGTCACCATGCCCGCGATGCTGCTGTCCGGGATCCTGCTGCCGATGTCGCTCGGGCCCCGCTGGCTCGACATCGCCTCGCACTTCGTGCCGTTCCGCTACCTCGTGGACGGAGTGCGGGCCGCCTTCGCCGGGGAGTACGGGGACGGGAAGATCGCGCTGGCCGCGCTGGTCGCCACCGCGCTCGCGGCGGTGGCCGTCACCCTCGGGGCGCGGCTCTTCCAGCAGGCCGGGGCTTAA
- a CDS encoding cob(I)yrinic acid a,c-diamide adenosyltransferase, translated as MVNLTRIYTRTGDTGSTALGDMSRTAKTDSRIGAYADANEANAAIGVAIALGQLPAEIVKVLVRVQNDLFDVGADLCTPVVADPAHPPLRVAQGYIDKLEADCDRFLEGLEKLRSFILPGGAPGAALLHQACTVVRRAERSTWAALTEHGDSMNALTATYLNRLSDLLFILARSANKEVGDVLWVPGENR; from the coding sequence ATGGTCAATCTCACCCGCATCTATACGCGTACCGGCGACACGGGCTCCACCGCCCTCGGCGATATGAGCCGCACCGCCAAGACCGATTCGCGGATCGGCGCGTACGCCGACGCCAACGAGGCGAACGCCGCGATCGGGGTGGCCATCGCACTGGGCCAACTGCCCGCCGAGATCGTCAAGGTGCTGGTCCGCGTCCAGAACGACCTGTTCGACGTGGGCGCGGACCTGTGCACACCGGTGGTGGCGGACCCCGCCCATCCGCCGCTGCGCGTGGCACAGGGCTACATCGACAAGCTGGAGGCGGACTGCGACCGCTTCCTGGAGGGGCTGGAGAAGCTGCGCAGCTTCATCCTTCCGGGCGGCGCCCCGGGCGCGGCGCTGCTGCACCAGGCGTGCACGGTGGTGCGCCGCGCCGAGCGCTCCACCTGGGCGGCGCTCACCGAGCACGGGGACTCGATGAACGCGCTCACCGCCACTTATCTCAACCGGCTCTCGGATCTGCTGTTCATCCTGGCCCGCTCGGCCAACAAGGAGGTCGGCGACGTTCTGTGGGTCCCGGGCGAGAACCGCTGA